One Arthrobacter sp. StoSoilB20 DNA segment encodes these proteins:
- a CDS encoding acetylxylan esterase → MADTPIRPSAVARYEDWPDYAVRHRFTAATPAAQQLADTLGVPSVTPDLDYTVHSEADRDGVTTSHLSWQLGFGPRTSAWFVRPTCETRPLPGILALHCHGGEKAYGAERLVSLPDDPFAERSLPDGPFAEGALPDRKQTDDGGTPTGVFSGHNLQPFGPIPAEVREKLYDGRALATWLAQQGFAVLAHDTFMWGSRRFGLDTPPWRTAAAVNGRQALWREAGVEPSAAEMYNAAAAAHEETVAKAATLLGSSVAGTVAHDDLAALDILSMLPGVDAERLGCLGFSGGGGRAMVLAALSPLIRSYVVTCMMTTFGSLLPAYLDAHSWLLHSPGLSRLGDWPDLAARSAVEKVLVQYGLADPLFPEQGMRDAHRHLLEHMPARYTGSLWHEPHVFTRAMQEEASAFLAAALRPTPSGTSPTPELARTDS, encoded by the coding sequence ATGGCAGATACGCCCATCCGCCCCAGCGCTGTGGCCCGCTACGAAGACTGGCCGGACTATGCCGTCCGCCACCGCTTCACCGCGGCCACCCCCGCAGCACAGCAACTGGCCGACACACTCGGCGTGCCCTCCGTAACACCGGATCTTGACTACACAGTGCATAGTGAAGCCGATCGTGACGGCGTTACCACCTCGCATTTGTCGTGGCAGCTGGGGTTCGGTCCCAGGACCTCGGCCTGGTTCGTCCGGCCCACCTGCGAAACACGTCCGCTTCCCGGCATTCTTGCCCTCCACTGCCACGGCGGAGAAAAGGCCTACGGAGCCGAGCGGCTCGTGTCCCTTCCGGATGACCCCTTTGCGGAGCGCTCCCTTCCGGACGGCCCCTTCGCGGAGGGCGCCCTTCCGGACAGGAAACAGACTGACGACGGCGGAACCCCCACCGGTGTCTTCTCCGGTCACAACCTGCAGCCCTTCGGCCCGATCCCGGCCGAGGTGAGGGAAAAGCTCTACGACGGCCGTGCACTCGCCACCTGGCTTGCTCAGCAGGGCTTCGCCGTACTGGCCCACGACACCTTCATGTGGGGAAGCCGCCGCTTTGGCCTGGACACCCCGCCCTGGCGGACCGCCGCCGCCGTCAACGGCCGGCAGGCACTGTGGCGGGAGGCCGGCGTCGAACCTTCCGCGGCGGAGATGTACAACGCAGCGGCCGCTGCCCACGAGGAAACGGTGGCCAAAGCCGCAACACTGCTCGGCAGCAGCGTCGCGGGCACTGTTGCGCATGACGACCTCGCCGCGCTGGACATCCTTTCAATGCTCCCCGGAGTGGACGCCGAGCGGCTCGGCTGCCTGGGATTCTCCGGCGGCGGCGGGCGCGCCATGGTCCTCGCCGCACTGAGTCCGCTGATCCGCAGCTACGTGGTGACCTGCATGATGACCACGTTCGGCTCACTGCTCCCGGCCTACCTTGACGCCCATTCCTGGCTGCTTCATTCCCCAGGCCTGTCCAGGCTGGGCGACTGGCCGGACCTTGCCGCCCGTTCGGCCGTCGAAAAGGTCCTGGTCCAATACGGGCTGGCCGACCCCCTGTTCCCGGAACAGGGAATGCGCGATGCCCACAGACACCTGCTGGAGCACATGCCCGCACGCTACACCGGCAGCTTGTGGCACGAACCGCACGTCTTTACCCGGGCCATGCAGGAGGAGGCTTCGGCCTTCCTCGCCGCAGCCCTGCGCCCTACCCCATCCGGGACTTCCCCGACACCTGAGCTCGCTAGGACAGACTCATGA
- a CDS encoding DUF6807 family protein produces the protein MTQPLTTTAPEVHSRLPRVALVGVHGFGERHLANLDRLTAAGTLELVAVADPRPPAEGKLAPGVEVFPSLDDLLAAGTAPDAVIISTPIQTHAPLALAALKAGAHVYLEKPPVASMAQYQDVMAAAASAGRLVQVGFQSLGSEALPAIDALVASGGIGEVRGISATGLWLRNRAYFKRSRWAGKRSLNGTDVVDGVVTNALAHAVATGLRLAGARTVSDVASVETDLYRANDTESDDTSVVRVRTSRGDGFSGAPVVTCALTLCAPAQSAPTVTIYGTSGQVTLFYTEDRVDFTTADGTRSQSFGRTDLLENLLSARTEEDLLSPLSGVGAYVSVLEAIRTAEPPRQIHPDFVTWEGEGDDAHPVVHGIESLIRRAALGQATFAELGAPWAASAGPVPDTLEVNGTPVAAVHDGTLIRPTSSPRPYLHPVRTLAGTIVTDHIPEDHVWHLGAGVALQDVDGINFWGGRTYTRDAGAYVWRKDHGMIVTDSVEHTDGQRREQLSWLGPDRSPVLREQRQWRWSAVGDSAWKLALDFTLDSATGRPVLLGSPGSNGRPQGGYGGFFWRLPKVGDATIWTPDARGEDAVHGSVSPWLAWSGTFDAGTANPAHVTGDPDPGLGHPATLVFLASPQAPDPWFVRHEGYPGVGLSLAWDAPVTTEPGHPVQRTATILITDGFLATQDIERLISTLGEQA, from the coding sequence ATGACCCAGCCCTTGACCACAACCGCTCCGGAGGTTCACTCCCGGCTCCCCCGCGTAGCCCTGGTGGGCGTCCACGGATTCGGCGAAAGGCACCTTGCCAACCTGGACCGACTCACGGCTGCCGGCACACTGGAACTGGTGGCTGTGGCCGATCCCCGCCCGCCCGCCGAGGGGAAACTGGCCCCCGGCGTGGAGGTCTTCCCCTCCCTGGACGATCTGTTGGCGGCAGGAACCGCGCCGGATGCCGTCATCATTTCCACGCCGATCCAGACACACGCACCGCTGGCACTTGCTGCCCTCAAAGCCGGGGCCCACGTGTACCTGGAAAAGCCGCCCGTAGCGTCGATGGCGCAGTACCAGGACGTCATGGCCGCGGCTGCGAGCGCCGGCCGGCTGGTGCAGGTGGGCTTCCAAAGCCTGGGCTCCGAAGCCCTTCCCGCAATTGACGCCTTGGTGGCCTCCGGTGGGATCGGTGAGGTCCGCGGTATCAGTGCCACCGGGTTGTGGCTGCGGAACCGGGCCTACTTCAAACGGTCGCGGTGGGCCGGGAAGCGCAGCCTGAACGGAACGGATGTGGTGGACGGCGTTGTCACCAACGCCTTGGCGCACGCCGTGGCAACAGGGCTGCGGCTTGCCGGCGCCCGCACGGTCTCTGACGTGGCCTCGGTGGAGACGGATCTCTACCGTGCCAACGACACCGAAAGCGATGACACGTCGGTGGTGCGTGTCCGGACCTCCAGGGGAGACGGATTCAGCGGCGCACCGGTAGTAACCTGCGCCCTGACGTTGTGCGCGCCGGCACAGTCCGCGCCCACCGTGACCATCTATGGCACCTCGGGGCAAGTCACACTTTTCTATACCGAGGACCGCGTGGACTTCACCACTGCCGACGGCACGCGGAGCCAGTCGTTCGGACGGACGGACCTGTTGGAAAACCTCTTGTCCGCACGCACGGAAGAAGACCTGCTCAGCCCGCTCAGCGGCGTGGGCGCCTACGTTTCGGTGCTGGAGGCGATCCGCACGGCCGAGCCGCCCCGGCAGATCCACCCGGACTTTGTTACTTGGGAAGGCGAGGGCGATGACGCCCACCCCGTGGTGCACGGCATCGAGTCCCTGATCCGCCGGGCAGCCTTGGGCCAGGCGACGTTCGCCGAGCTGGGCGCGCCGTGGGCCGCTTCAGCCGGGCCCGTTCCGGACACTTTGGAGGTCAACGGCACCCCCGTGGCTGCAGTGCACGACGGCACCCTGATCCGGCCCACGTCCTCGCCGCGGCCCTACCTGCACCCTGTGCGTACGCTCGCCGGAACCATAGTTACCGATCACATCCCCGAGGACCATGTCTGGCACCTGGGAGCCGGGGTTGCCCTCCAGGACGTGGACGGCATCAACTTCTGGGGCGGCCGGACCTACACCCGGGACGCAGGCGCCTACGTCTGGCGCAAGGATCACGGCATGATCGTTACTGATTCCGTGGAGCACACCGACGGTCAGCGACGCGAACAGTTGAGCTGGCTGGGGCCGGACCGATCACCGGTACTGCGCGAACAGCGCCAGTGGCGGTGGTCCGCCGTCGGGGATTCAGCGTGGAAACTAGCGCTTGACTTCACGCTGGACTCAGCCACGGGACGCCCTGTGCTGCTGGGCAGCCCGGGTTCCAATGGCCGGCCGCAGGGCGGTTACGGCGGCTTCTTCTGGCGGCTTCCCAAAGTTGGCGATGCGACGATATGGACGCCCGACGCGCGGGGCGAGGACGCCGTGCACGGGAGCGTGTCGCCATGGCTGGCGTGGTCCGGGACGTTCGACGCCGGAACAGCCAATCCAGCGCATGTCACCGGCGATCCCGATCCCGGGCTGGGGCACCCGGCGACCCTCGTGTTCCTGGCCTCGCCGCAGGCACCGGACCCATGGTTTGTCCGGCACGAAGGCTACCCCGGCGTCGGCCTTTCGCTCGCCTGGGACGCTCCGGTGACCACAGAACCGGGCCACCCGGTCCAAAGGACTGCCACCATCCTCATCACGGATGGCTTCCTGGCCACACAAGACATTGAACGACTCATCTCAACTTTGGGGGAACAGGCATGA
- a CDS encoding M24 family metallopeptidase, with protein MTTPTQSTPMAGQAPTPALAPAGRTAPASAADRAVKRRRVLDILDAAGRDSLLLTSNTALTWYLDGSRVHISLAGDPIAALLVDRDGDHLVTFNNEAGRIAAEELPGDVSLHTVPWHGQLHAVAAGLAVDGDPLVEAAVTTELRAARQQLLPAEAARYAMLSADAAAAMTDVLTAATPETTEFELVAELAARIVSVGAEPLVLLCNGSSRSDFRHPLATHSPIGRRAMAVVCARRNGLVANVTRWVAFDAGTPQELDAEARIAAVEADIFRATVPGARLNQVFSEIRQAYARHGFGEDQWTLHHQGGPAGYAGRDPRVTAEVTDTIVLNQPFTWNPSGPGVKIEDTVLLTESGLQVLTTDDRWPTTDVDGRRRPLTLRP; from the coding sequence ATGACCACACCTACTCAATCGACACCCATGGCCGGGCAGGCCCCGACGCCGGCATTGGCGCCGGCCGGACGCACTGCTCCCGCCAGCGCCGCCGACCGCGCAGTGAAGCGCCGCCGCGTGCTGGACATCCTTGATGCCGCCGGCCGCGACTCACTCCTGCTCACCTCCAACACCGCCCTCACCTGGTACCTGGACGGGAGCCGGGTACACATCAGCCTTGCCGGCGATCCCATCGCGGCCCTGCTGGTGGACCGCGACGGCGACCATTTGGTGACCTTCAACAACGAGGCCGGCCGGATCGCGGCCGAGGAACTGCCCGGGGATGTCAGCCTGCACACGGTGCCGTGGCACGGCCAGCTGCATGCCGTCGCCGCCGGGTTGGCCGTTGATGGTGATCCGTTGGTCGAAGCGGCGGTCACCACCGAACTCCGTGCCGCCCGCCAACAGCTCCTCCCGGCCGAAGCCGCCCGCTATGCCATGCTCTCAGCCGATGCCGCAGCCGCCATGACCGATGTCCTCACTGCTGCGACCCCGGAAACCACGGAATTCGAGCTCGTGGCTGAACTGGCCGCACGGATTGTTTCAGTGGGCGCCGAGCCCCTGGTCCTGCTCTGCAACGGTTCGTCCCGGAGCGACTTCCGCCATCCTTTGGCAACGCACTCCCCCATCGGGCGCCGTGCCATGGCTGTGGTGTGCGCGCGTCGGAACGGCTTGGTTGCCAACGTGACCCGGTGGGTGGCGTTCGACGCCGGTACTCCCCAGGAGCTCGACGCCGAGGCGCGCATCGCTGCCGTTGAGGCCGACATTTTCCGTGCCACCGTCCCCGGTGCAAGGCTCAACCAGGTGTTCTCTGAAATCCGGCAGGCCTACGCCCGGCATGGTTTCGGCGAGGACCAGTGGACGCTGCACCACCAGGGCGGCCCGGCTGGTTATGCCGGCCGTGATCCGCGAGTCACCGCTGAAGTCACTGACACGATTGTGCTGAACCAGCCCTTTACCTGGAACCCGTCCGGCCCCGGGGTGAAGATCGAGGACACTGTGCTGCTCACGGAATCCGGTCTGCAGGTCCTGACCACTGACGACCGTTGGCCAACCACCGACGTTGACGGCCGCCGTCGTCCGCTGACGCTTCGCCCGTAA
- a CDS encoding aldehyde dehydrogenase (NADP(+)): protein MSTATLDLTAITAAATEAAKVTAAATDAERAAWLTAVADALDANVTELVAIADSETSLGTVRLAGEVARTSGQLRLFANVITEGSYLEAVIDHADPTSTPPKPDLRRILRPIGPVAVFSASNFPFAFSVAGGDTASALAVGCPVIVKAHSGHIRLSERTAEVVTEALAKAGAPEGIFALVSGREAGTALVQDPAIKAVGFTGSIPGGRALFDLAASRPEPIPFYGELGSLNPVVITADALAERGQQLAAGLAGSFTMGAGQFCTKPGLVFIPAGTDFASNLAEASKDKPTAAMLTERIAEAYPDGLRNVADQPGVAVVSGTVQQDSLADGAAPVVFSTSAANVLERPEELLEECFGPTTLLIEYANQEELSAALAKVPGSLTGTVHAQPGEDVSALVDQLSGLAGRVLFDGWPTGVAVNWAQQHGGPYPATTSLFTSVGATAVRRFQRPVAYQDAPESVLHPALHDANPLGIPRRVDGVLTLS, encoded by the coding sequence TTGAGTACAGCAACTCTTGACCTGACAGCCATCACCGCCGCAGCCACGGAAGCAGCCAAGGTGACCGCAGCAGCAACCGATGCCGAGCGCGCCGCCTGGCTGACCGCCGTCGCCGATGCCTTGGACGCGAACGTCACCGAACTGGTGGCCATTGCCGATTCCGAAACCAGCCTGGGCACCGTCCGGCTCGCGGGTGAGGTAGCGAGGACCAGCGGCCAGCTCCGCCTGTTCGCCAACGTGATCACCGAGGGCTCCTACCTTGAAGCCGTCATTGACCACGCTGATCCGACGTCCACCCCGCCCAAGCCGGATCTGCGCCGCATCCTTCGTCCCATCGGCCCGGTAGCCGTTTTCTCGGCGTCGAATTTCCCGTTCGCTTTCTCCGTGGCCGGTGGCGACACAGCCTCCGCGCTCGCGGTGGGTTGCCCGGTGATCGTCAAGGCGCACTCCGGCCACATCCGGCTCTCTGAGCGGACCGCCGAGGTTGTCACCGAAGCCCTTGCCAAGGCAGGGGCCCCGGAAGGGATCTTCGCCCTGGTCAGTGGCCGCGAGGCAGGCACGGCACTGGTTCAGGACCCGGCCATCAAGGCCGTCGGGTTCACCGGATCCATCCCCGGTGGCCGTGCCCTGTTCGACCTCGCAGCCTCGCGCCCCGAGCCCATCCCGTTCTACGGGGAACTGGGCAGCCTGAACCCCGTGGTTATCACCGCGGACGCGCTTGCGGAACGCGGACAGCAGCTTGCCGCGGGCCTGGCGGGCTCGTTCACCATGGGCGCCGGGCAGTTCTGCACCAAACCCGGGCTGGTCTTCATCCCGGCAGGCACGGACTTCGCCTCCAACCTGGCCGAGGCCAGCAAGGACAAGCCCACCGCGGCCATGCTCACCGAGCGCATCGCCGAGGCCTACCCGGACGGGCTGCGGAACGTCGCGGACCAGCCGGGTGTCGCCGTCGTCAGCGGTACGGTGCAGCAGGACAGCCTGGCCGACGGCGCCGCGCCCGTGGTCTTCTCCACCAGTGCCGCGAACGTCCTGGAACGTCCGGAAGAGTTGTTGGAGGAGTGCTTCGGCCCCACCACGCTGCTGATCGAGTACGCCAACCAGGAAGAACTGTCCGCGGCCCTGGCCAAGGTCCCGGGCAGCCTCACCGGCACGGTGCACGCACAGCCGGGCGAAGACGTATCCGCCTTGGTGGATCAACTCAGCGGGCTCGCCGGACGCGTCCTGTTCGACGGTTGGCCCACCGGGGTTGCCGTGAACTGGGCCCAGCAGCATGGCGGCCCGTACCCGGCCACGACGTCCCTGTTCACCTCCGTGGGCGCTACCGCGGTCCGCCGTTTCCAGCGCCCGGTGGCCTACCAGGACGCGCCCGAGTCCGTCCTGCACCCGGCGTTGCACGATGCCAACCCGCTGGGCATCCCCCGGCGCGTGGACGGCGTGCTGACCCTCAGCTAA
- a CDS encoding mandelate racemase/muconate lactonizing enzyme family protein — protein sequence MPARITGLTTRLITVPLLRSWGAEAPENHVVVTELTTDDGGTGHGFSWTPTIGPQAVKALLDYDIAPFILGLEANPDMVWDQLWKRLHEAGGGGLTTIAMAGVDLALWDLKARRAGTSVAGLLGQRRESVEVYGSGVNLHYTLEELVEQAQRWVAAGHNAVKIKVGKPELREDAERVAAVRQVIGPDRLLMIDANQRWDLAHTFRALDILGEYGLEWLEEPIRADDLWAYRRLRKQSPVPIALGENVHTIYRFRDFIEAEAVDIIQPNIVRVGGITPFRRIAELARANSIRVAPHLLPELSGQLALTLADAVSVEDVEDASFGQLGILAGPSPVKISNSTGRSLLTSTDRPGLGFEFGKPAQLPATDSAVTESAVPASAVTESKGNRIEYSNS from the coding sequence ATGCCGGCCCGCATCACGGGCCTCACCACCCGGCTGATCACGGTCCCGCTGCTGCGCAGCTGGGGTGCCGAGGCGCCCGAAAACCATGTGGTCGTCACCGAACTGACCACCGACGACGGCGGCACCGGCCACGGTTTCTCGTGGACACCCACCATTGGTCCGCAAGCGGTCAAAGCGCTCCTGGATTACGATATTGCCCCGTTCATCCTTGGCCTCGAAGCCAACCCTGACATGGTGTGGGACCAGTTGTGGAAACGGCTCCATGAAGCCGGCGGGGGAGGCCTGACCACCATTGCGATGGCCGGCGTGGACCTGGCCTTGTGGGACCTGAAAGCGCGGCGGGCCGGCACCTCGGTCGCAGGGCTGCTGGGCCAGCGCCGGGAATCGGTGGAGGTTTACGGCTCCGGCGTGAACCTGCATTACACCCTGGAGGAGCTCGTGGAGCAGGCGCAGCGATGGGTTGCTGCCGGGCATAACGCCGTGAAGATCAAGGTGGGCAAGCCCGAACTCCGGGAAGATGCCGAACGCGTGGCCGCGGTCCGGCAGGTCATCGGTCCGGACCGTTTGCTCATGATCGATGCCAACCAGCGGTGGGACCTAGCCCATACGTTCCGTGCCTTGGATATCTTGGGGGAGTACGGACTGGAGTGGCTGGAAGAACCGATCCGCGCCGATGACCTCTGGGCCTACCGGCGTCTGCGCAAGCAGTCCCCGGTCCCCATCGCCTTGGGGGAGAACGTCCACACCATCTACCGTTTCCGCGACTTCATCGAAGCCGAAGCGGTGGACATCATCCAGCCCAACATCGTGCGGGTGGGCGGCATAACCCCGTTCCGCAGGATCGCTGAATTGGCTCGTGCCAACAGCATCCGGGTGGCGCCGCACCTGCTTCCGGAACTCTCCGGGCAGCTGGCCCTCACCCTTGCCGATGCCGTGAGCGTGGAGGACGTGGAAGATGCGTCCTTCGGGCAGCTCGGAATCCTGGCCGGACCTTCGCCGGTGAAAATCAGCAACAGCACCGGCAGGAGCCTGCTTACCAGCACAGACCGTCCGGGGCTCGGCTTCGAGTTCGGAAAGCCGGCACAACTGCCCGCCACCGACAGCGCCGTTACCGAGAGCGCCGTCCCCGCCAGCGCCGTTACCGAAAGTAAAGGAAACCGCATTGAGTACAGCAACTCTTGA
- a CDS encoding 5-dehydro-4-deoxyglucarate dehydratase, with the protein MNFDGVLFFPVTPFAEDGSVDVDLLKEHITSRLPFGPGGVFPACGTGEFHALSLEEIRTVVTAAVEAVAGAVPVVSGAGGPLGHAIAAAKVAEEAGADALLVLPPYLVTGPTDGVVAYVEAIAAASSLPVIVYHRGTAKFTAEAITRLTANPKVVGFKDGIGDVGLAQEIVSAINASGRTDFALFNGLLTAELTQGAYRGLGIPLYSSAAFAMAPEIAKAYYDAYVSGDEERRHALLEGFYAPLVRLRDQTPGFGVSLIKAGLRLAGLPVGPVRPPLVDPSEEQMLELKSILAKGHELAGS; encoded by the coding sequence ATGAACTTCGACGGCGTACTGTTCTTCCCCGTCACTCCCTTCGCCGAGGACGGCAGCGTCGATGTGGACCTGTTGAAGGAACACATCACCTCCCGGCTGCCTTTTGGCCCCGGCGGCGTTTTCCCTGCATGCGGCACAGGCGAATTCCATGCGCTCTCACTTGAGGAGATCCGCACCGTGGTGACTGCCGCCGTCGAGGCCGTTGCGGGAGCTGTTCCCGTGGTCTCCGGTGCCGGCGGACCGCTGGGTCATGCCATTGCCGCCGCGAAGGTGGCTGAGGAAGCCGGTGCGGACGCACTCCTGGTGCTTCCGCCGTACTTGGTGACCGGTCCCACCGATGGTGTGGTGGCCTATGTTGAGGCCATCGCCGCCGCGAGCAGCCTGCCGGTGATCGTGTACCACCGCGGCACGGCAAAGTTCACTGCCGAAGCCATCACGCGCCTGACCGCGAACCCGAAGGTGGTTGGCTTCAAGGACGGAATCGGCGACGTCGGGCTGGCGCAGGAAATCGTCTCGGCGATCAACGCCAGTGGCCGCACCGATTTCGCGCTCTTCAATGGCCTGTTGACGGCCGAGCTGACGCAGGGCGCCTACCGTGGCCTGGGGATCCCGCTCTACTCCTCGGCAGCGTTCGCCATGGCACCGGAGATCGCCAAGGCCTACTACGACGCGTACGTCTCCGGCGATGAAGAGCGCCGCCATGCGCTGCTTGAAGGGTTCTATGCGCCCTTGGTCCGGCTGCGTGACCAGACTCCGGGCTTCGGCGTTTCACTGATCAAGGCGGGCCTTCGCCTTGCCGGGCTCCCGGTTGGCCCGGTACGGCCGCCCCTGGTGGACCCTTCCGAGGAACAAATGCTGGAGCTCAAGTCCATCCTGGCCAAGGGCCACGAGCTGGCCGGCAGCTGA
- a CDS encoding NAD(P)-dependent oxidoreductase, with protein sequence MSRIFVTGGSGRLGRSVVAGLADAGHKVISVDRDAIPAEQLPAGAEQHTADLLAPGEAERLIRETAPDAVIHLAAIAVPFSAPEDVIFSTNTRLAYAVVSAATDAGVPKIVTASSPTALGYGSPAGWLPPSFPLDEQTPPKPWNAYALSKLIAEQTVQMFAAAQGDRIRYAAFRPCYVLSPEEWEGALTQQGHTIRERLDDPSLSAPALFNYVDARDVADFLDVLLEKMDSIPNGQVFFVGAKDALATAPLSELFPRFLPGSGPLTEHLTGTSPAFAIDKARELLGWEPKRSWRTELAPPYEGADTAASEQAALNEQAALNGAAPNGATPNGATLNQAALNQAALNDENPAGLVPAGATKETP encoded by the coding sequence ATGAGCAGGATTTTTGTCACCGGAGGTTCCGGCCGGCTGGGGCGCAGCGTTGTTGCCGGGCTGGCGGACGCCGGCCACAAGGTGATCTCGGTGGACCGCGACGCCATCCCCGCCGAGCAATTGCCCGCCGGAGCCGAACAGCACACCGCTGATCTCCTGGCACCCGGGGAAGCGGAACGGCTAATCCGGGAAACAGCGCCCGACGCCGTCATTCACCTCGCTGCTATTGCCGTACCTTTCAGCGCGCCCGAGGATGTCATTTTCAGCACGAACACCCGGCTCGCCTATGCGGTGGTCAGTGCGGCCACCGACGCGGGCGTGCCGAAGATCGTGACGGCGTCCAGCCCCACCGCCCTGGGCTATGGCTCCCCGGCCGGGTGGCTGCCGCCGTCGTTCCCCTTGGATGAGCAGACGCCGCCCAAGCCGTGGAACGCGTACGCCTTGTCCAAGCTGATTGCCGAGCAGACAGTGCAGATGTTCGCCGCAGCCCAGGGCGACAGGATCCGGTATGCGGCCTTCCGCCCGTGCTACGTCCTTTCCCCGGAGGAGTGGGAAGGGGCCCTGACGCAGCAAGGCCACACCATCCGGGAACGCCTGGATGATCCCTCGTTGTCCGCGCCGGCTCTGTTCAACTATGTAGATGCCCGCGATGTGGCTGACTTCCTGGATGTGCTGCTGGAGAAGATGGACAGCATTCCCAACGGCCAGGTCTTCTTTGTGGGCGCCAAGGATGCCTTGGCTACCGCGCCGCTCTCGGAATTGTTCCCCCGCTTCCTGCCGGGCAGCGGACCCCTCACGGAGCACCTCACCGGGACCAGCCCGGCGTTCGCCATCGACAAAGCCCGTGAGCTCCTCGGTTGGGAACCGAAGCGGTCCTGGCGCACCGAACTGGCCCCGCCCTATGAAGGGGCCGACACAGCGGCAAGCGAACAAGCCGCACTGAACGAACAAGCCGCACTGAACGGCGCAGCACCGAACGGCGCAACGCCGAACGGCGCAACACTAAATCAGGCAGCACTAAATCAGGCAGCACTCAACGACGAGAATCCCGCCGGCCTGGTCCCGGCGGGAGCAACCAAGGAGACACCATGA
- a CDS encoding Gfo/Idh/MocA family oxidoreductase, with protein MVTVDSAETQTESAASATPTAQPEGGKRTRIALIGTGGRSEMYIRAIYGQHADVAELIALSDVNQGRVDFYQELIRELGGTEPVASFEPGQLTSFIQSNGIERVIVTTPDYTHADYIVEALEAGADVVVEKPLTIDVDGCRRITEAVAKTGKNVVVTFNYRYSPRNTALKEVIHNGVIGKVTSIDFSWVLDTVHGADYFRRWHREKKNSGGLLIHKASHHFDLVNWWINDVPERVFASGGLRFYGDKNAAERGLGARPERGTVDGLGHDPFRLDMRDDERLKALYYDNEKFDGYIRDQDVFTEGITIEDNLALVVDYQGGPTLSYSLNAHSPWEGYRVTVNGTEGRAELEVVERAAVESSTDKKTVVDPSATPIEEDDAVRRNGERLVVQRHWEPAYEVPIVNGEGGHGGGDNLLLSDLFNGPGIDPLGRPSGYIDGLRSVSVGIAGNQSLDTDLPVRISELGLGADLSRNQA; from the coding sequence ATGGTCACCGTCGACTCAGCCGAGACCCAGACAGAATCAGCAGCATCGGCAACACCCACAGCCCAGCCCGAAGGCGGCAAGCGGACCCGTATTGCCCTCATTGGAACCGGTGGCCGCTCCGAGATGTACATCCGGGCCATCTACGGCCAGCACGCTGACGTAGCCGAACTCATTGCGCTCTCCGACGTCAACCAAGGCCGGGTGGACTTCTACCAGGAGCTCATCCGCGAACTTGGCGGAACGGAACCTGTGGCATCCTTCGAGCCCGGCCAGCTCACCAGCTTCATCCAGTCCAACGGCATCGAGCGCGTCATCGTCACGACGCCCGACTACACCCACGCCGACTACATCGTCGAAGCGCTCGAGGCCGGTGCCGACGTCGTGGTTGAAAAGCCGCTGACCATTGACGTGGATGGCTGCCGCCGCATCACCGAAGCCGTGGCCAAGACCGGCAAGAACGTGGTGGTGACCTTCAACTACCGCTACTCGCCGCGCAACACTGCCTTGAAGGAAGTCATCCACAACGGTGTGATCGGCAAGGTCACGTCCATCGACTTCAGCTGGGTCCTGGACACCGTGCACGGCGCCGACTACTTCCGCCGCTGGCACCGCGAAAAGAAGAACTCCGGCGGCCTGCTCATCCACAAGGCTTCCCACCACTTCGACCTGGTCAACTGGTGGATCAACGATGTTCCGGAGCGCGTTTTCGCCTCCGGTGGCCTGCGCTTCTACGGCGACAAGAACGCTGCCGAGCGTGGCCTGGGTGCCCGCCCCGAACGCGGCACGGTTGATGGGCTGGGCCATGATCCCTTCCGCCTGGACATGCGCGATGACGAGCGCCTGAAGGCCCTGTACTACGACAACGAAAAGTTCGACGGCTACATCCGCGACCAGGACGTCTTCACCGAGGGCATCACCATCGAGGACAACCTGGCCCTCGTGGTGGACTACCAGGGCGGACCCACCCTGAGCTACTCGCTCAATGCGCACAGTCCGTGGGAGGGCTACCGCGTGACCGTCAACGGCACCGAAGGCCGCGCCGAGCTCGAAGTGGTGGAACGCGCCGCCGTCGAGTCTTCCACCGACAAGAAGACCGTGGTTGACCCCAGCGCCACGCCCATCGAGGAAGATGACGCCGTGCGCCGGAACGGCGAGCGCCTTGTAGTCCAGCGCCACTGGGAGCCTGCCTATGAGGTTCCTATCGTCAACGGCGAGGGCGGCCACGGCGGCGGCGACAACCTCCTGCTCTCGGACCTCTTCAACGGCCCCGGCATCGATCCCCTGGGCCGTCCGTCCGGCTACATCGACGGACTCCGTTCCGTCTCGGTGGGAATTGCCGGCAACCAGTCCCTGGATACCGACCTCCCGGTCCGGATCAGCGAACTTGGCCTCGGCGCCGATCTCAGCCGCAACCAGGCCTGA